Proteins from a genomic interval of Bradyrhizobium sp. CCBAU 53340:
- a CDS encoding class I SAM-dependent methyltransferase, producing MLDVGCGVGHWTQVLAPALPADAQVIGVDRDPLWIDKATERVAARAMAHRFQYRVSDAQTLPFPDSSFDLVTFQTLLIHVADPGAVIAEMTRVTRPGGLVLVSEPNNVATSLVRHSISFNDPVEEILAGVQLQLTCERGKAALGEGNNSVGDVVPGLFVASGLTDVVVYLNDKTNPFLPPYSTPEQRALLVERQDFEARDFWIWSREDTRRYFLAGGGVEARFDALWASVTGGVERWEKAVADRTYSHPGAAINYLVAGRKAAG from the coding sequence GTGCTCGACGTCGGCTGCGGGGTCGGTCACTGGACCCAGGTTCTCGCGCCCGCACTCCCGGCCGACGCCCAGGTGATCGGCGTCGATCGCGATCCGTTGTGGATTGACAAGGCGACCGAGCGCGTCGCGGCACGCGCGATGGCTCACCGGTTTCAATATCGGGTGTCGGACGCGCAAACGTTGCCATTTCCGGATTCAAGCTTCGATCTCGTGACTTTCCAGACGCTGCTGATTCATGTTGCCGACCCGGGCGCGGTGATTGCGGAGATGACGCGGGTGACGCGTCCCGGCGGTCTCGTGCTCGTGTCCGAGCCGAACAACGTCGCGACCAGCCTCGTCCGGCACTCCATCTCTTTCAACGATCCGGTCGAAGAGATCCTGGCCGGCGTCCAACTTCAATTGACATGCGAGCGAGGCAAGGCGGCTCTCGGCGAAGGCAACAACTCCGTGGGCGATGTTGTGCCGGGTCTGTTCGTGGCTTCGGGGCTCACGGATGTCGTCGTGTATCTCAACGACAAGACCAACCCTTTCCTGCCGCCTTACAGCACGCCCGAACAGCGCGCGTTGCTGGTGGAGCGCCAGGATTTCGAAGCGCGCGATTTCTGGATCTGGAGTCGCGAAGATACCCGTCGCTATTTCCTGGCCGGCGGTGGTGTCGAGGCTCGGTTCGATGCGCTCTGGGCATCGGTGACGGGTGGGGTCGAGAGATGGGAAAAGGCTGTCGCCGATCGTACCTATTCTCACCCGGGCGCTGCGATCAACTACCTCGTGGCGGGCCGAAAGGCGGCTGGCTAG
- a CDS encoding ABC transporter substrate-binding protein, producing MKARMLATHIALPVFAIAAVTAPSRAADFDWMKFKGKTVTFLANNNPVSQALLTYKADFEKLTGMTLKVDGYQEQQMRQRLVTVMNASSDEVDVFMTLPSREGEQFASAGWYADLTAMAKNEVAKDYDPNGLSQALLKAATFGGKLTSMPMNIEGPILYYRTDIFKKCGLEAPKTIKDVEAAATKLKTCDSTVTPFVSRGLKPAVAYTFSNMLHNIGGSYVANGKSNLCSAKGKEALDTYSRLLRDFGPPGVVNYSFQQISALYRSGRAAMAFESSNELRTVMEGGARLKDTGLLPFPAGDGGQVPTTIGWGMAVSSHSKQPDAAWYFVQWATSPEVQKKMALQGIAPPRPSVAKDPDYRKWIEEEPVRKEWQAALDVLATKGSSEVGYPIVANPESREFIGQAVQDLILKQKPIDQACADADKALDALIAQK from the coding sequence CAGCGCCTTCGCGCGCAGCCGATTTCGACTGGATGAAGTTCAAGGGCAAGACCGTCACATTTCTCGCCAACAACAATCCGGTCTCGCAGGCGCTGCTGACCTACAAGGCTGATTTCGAGAAGCTGACCGGTATGACCCTGAAGGTCGACGGCTATCAGGAACAGCAGATGCGTCAGCGTCTGGTCACGGTCATGAACGCCAGCAGCGATGAGGTCGACGTCTTCATGACGCTGCCCTCACGCGAGGGCGAGCAGTTCGCCTCCGCTGGCTGGTATGCCGATCTCACCGCGATGGCCAAGAACGAGGTGGCCAAGGACTATGACCCGAACGGACTGAGTCAGGCTCTGCTGAAGGCGGCCACCTTCGGCGGCAAGCTGACCAGCATGCCGATGAACATCGAAGGCCCAATCCTCTATTATCGCACCGACATCTTCAAGAAGTGCGGTCTCGAGGCACCGAAGACCATCAAGGATGTCGAGGCTGCCGCCACGAAGCTCAAGACCTGCGACAGCACGGTGACGCCGTTCGTCTCGCGCGGTCTCAAGCCCGCGGTCGCCTACACCTTCAGCAACATGCTGCACAACATCGGCGGCAGCTACGTCGCGAATGGCAAGTCGAACCTCTGCTCTGCCAAGGGCAAGGAAGCGCTCGATACCTATAGCCGCCTGCTGCGCGACTTCGGGCCGCCTGGCGTCGTCAACTACAGCTTCCAGCAGATTTCCGCGCTCTATCGCAGCGGCCGCGCTGCGATGGCGTTCGAATCCTCGAATGAATTGCGCACGGTGATGGAGGGCGGTGCGCGGCTGAAGGACACTGGCTTGTTGCCGTTCCCGGCGGGCGATGGCGGCCAGGTGCCGACCACGATCGGCTGGGGCATGGCGGTATCCTCGCACAGCAAGCAGCCGGATGCGGCCTGGTACTTCGTGCAGTGGGCGACCAGCCCCGAGGTGCAGAAGAAGATGGCGCTCCAGGGTATCGCTCCGCCGCGTCCCTCGGTCGCCAAGGATCCCGACTATCGCAAATGGATCGAGGAGGAGCCGGTGCGCAAGGAATGGCAGGCGGCCCTCGACGTGCTCGCGACGAAGGGCTCTTCCGAAGTCGGCTATCCCATCGTCGCCAATCCGGAATCGCGCGAGTTCATCGGCCAGGCGGTGCAGGATCTGATCTTGAAGCAGAAGCCGATCGACCAGGCCTGCGCCGATGCGGACAAGGCGCTCGATGCGCTGATCGCCCAGAAGTAG
- a CDS encoding dienelactone hydrolase family protein, with the protein MISARSLSLGRFVAVTAAVVLSVAATPPPIGPLPDRVVFPSADGQTTLFGYVFKPEGPHAARSPAVVMMHGRAGPYSSLADGRYDASTLSQRHQKWGHLWAQQGYLAILVDGFGPRGYPQGFTHQSYNQRPESVNEVTVRPFDAYGALAYLRTRNDVVPDRIALQGWSNGASATLAAMSSTTPALKSPSPTSGFRGALAFYPGCGLKGHFKAGLIPYAPLRVFVGTADEEISPQECSDLINESRSQQADVTLKIYPGATHDFDDPGASRQDVPANAAAARDSTAEAITFFASVLKR; encoded by the coding sequence GTGATTTCAGCCCGTTCGCTTTCCCTTGGCAGGTTCGTGGCCGTCACCGCTGCGGTAGTCCTTTCGGTCGCGGCGACACCACCTCCGATCGGTCCACTGCCCGATCGTGTCGTCTTTCCGAGCGCCGATGGTCAAACCACGCTGTTCGGCTATGTCTTCAAGCCGGAAGGCCCGCATGCCGCGCGGAGCCCCGCCGTGGTCATGATGCACGGCCGCGCCGGCCCCTATTCATCGCTCGCAGACGGCAGGTACGATGCCTCGACGCTCTCGCAGCGGCACCAGAAGTGGGGCCATCTGTGGGCTCAACAAGGCTATCTCGCCATTCTGGTGGACGGATTCGGACCGCGTGGTTATCCGCAGGGCTTCACGCATCAAAGCTATAACCAGCGCCCTGAAAGCGTCAACGAAGTCACCGTACGGCCATTCGATGCCTATGGCGCACTCGCCTATCTGCGCACCCGCAACGACGTTGTGCCGGATCGCATCGCGCTGCAGGGCTGGTCCAACGGCGCAAGCGCTACGCTTGCCGCCATGTCGTCGACTACGCCGGCGCTCAAATCGCCCTCGCCGACCAGCGGCTTCCGCGGCGCGTTGGCCTTTTATCCCGGCTGTGGCCTGAAGGGACATTTCAAGGCCGGCCTGATCCCGTACGCTCCGCTGCGCGTCTTCGTCGGGACGGCCGATGAAGAGATATCCCCGCAGGAATGCAGCGATCTCATCAACGAGAGCCGGTCCCAGCAGGCCGATGTCACCCTCAAGATCTATCCCGGCGCGACGCATGATTTCGACGATCCGGGCGCAAGCCGACAGGACGTTCCGGCCAACGCCGCCGCGGCGCGCGATTCGACTGCGGAGGCGATCACGTTTTTCGCATCGGTTCTGAAGCGCTAG
- a CDS encoding tagatose 1,6-diphosphate aldolase: MRTIGKNRGLARLADADGHFRMVALDQRPPLFDAIAKAKGITRDQVEYSDVTAAKRLLVENLAPHCSSMLFDPNFAVPAAIDLLPPRCGLIMTLEEHRVEETAGGRKSRAITNWSVEKIRAMGGDAVKVLAWYRPDADAAVNEHQERFVREIGEDCARHDIPYVLELLVYPFLGSANHTADYVESPVKLPGLVIESVREFAKPEYGVDLLKLESPLAANSLPARDGSAEAKAAQKEFDAIGDICRERSIPWVLLSGGAAPEKFERVLDYSYAAGASGFLAGRTIWLDAVLKNFPDRAAVSASLRKDGLNVLERLNKLTTAKGTPWKARFPVFTDIKQEGDFARAY, from the coding sequence ATGAGAACGATTGGAAAGAACCGCGGCCTGGCACGGCTTGCTGACGCGGATGGCCACTTTCGCATGGTCGCGCTGGACCAGCGGCCGCCATTGTTCGATGCCATCGCGAAAGCTAAGGGCATCACGCGGGACCAGGTCGAGTATTCCGACGTCACGGCGGCCAAGCGGCTTCTGGTCGAGAACCTCGCGCCGCATTGCAGCTCGATGCTGTTCGATCCGAATTTCGCGGTGCCCGCCGCGATCGACCTGCTGCCGCCGCGCTGCGGCCTGATCATGACGCTGGAGGAGCATCGCGTCGAGGAGACCGCCGGCGGCCGCAAGTCGCGCGCGATCACCAACTGGAGCGTCGAGAAAATCCGTGCCATGGGCGGCGACGCGGTCAAGGTGCTGGCGTGGTACCGCCCAGACGCCGATGCCGCTGTCAACGAGCACCAGGAGAGGTTCGTGCGCGAGATCGGCGAGGACTGCGCCCGCCACGACATTCCCTACGTTCTGGAACTGCTGGTCTATCCGTTCCTCGGCAGCGCTAATCATACCGCCGACTATGTGGAATCGCCCGTAAAGTTGCCAGGCCTCGTCATCGAGAGCGTGCGTGAGTTTGCCAAGCCCGAATACGGCGTCGATCTCCTCAAACTCGAGAGCCCGCTGGCGGCCAACAGCCTGCCGGCGCGCGACGGCAGCGCCGAAGCGAAGGCAGCACAGAAGGAGTTCGACGCGATCGGCGATATCTGCCGCGAGCGGAGCATTCCCTGGGTGCTGCTATCAGGCGGCGCCGCGCCCGAAAAATTCGAGCGGGTGCTCGACTATTCCTATGCTGCTGGCGCAAGCGGATTTCTCGCCGGCCGAACCATCTGGCTCGATGCCGTGCTGAAGAACTTCCCGGACCGCGCCGCGGTCTCGGCGAGCCTGCGCAAGGACGGCCTCAACGTGCTGGAGCGGCTCAACAAGCTGACCACCGCCAAGGGCACGCCCTGGAAGGCGCGCTTTCCGGTGTTCACCGACATCAAGCAGGAAGGTGACTTCGCACGCGCCTACTGA
- a CDS encoding ABC transporter ATP-binding protein: MASISIRNLVKRYGNFTVIPDLNLEIADHEFVVFVGPSGCGKSTLLRIIAGLEPISAGDLYIGDRRVNGVQAAQRDIAMVFQDYALYPHMSVYDNMSFALELRDTPKAEIDARVKRAAALLHIEPYLGRKPKELSGGQRQRVAMGRAIVRNPKAFLFDEPLSNLDAKLRGQVRAEIKALSQELKTTMVFVTHDQIEAMTMADRIVVLQSGTIQQYDAPETVYEQPANQFVAGFIGSPAMNFFPVEWREQRAILSGDGTAVPIDGEAANRLRRAGNAVLGIRPEHFAVAAGGADGIAINVKLVEPLGSDTLIHFDLAGGSAIARIDPALRPKVGDRIALRPQAGKTHLFDAGNGQVLR, translated from the coding sequence ATGGCCTCGATTTCGATCCGCAATCTCGTCAAGCGCTACGGCAATTTCACCGTGATCCCCGATCTCAATCTGGAGATCGCGGACCATGAATTCGTCGTGTTCGTCGGCCCGTCCGGCTGCGGCAAGTCGACCTTGCTGCGGATCATTGCCGGCCTCGAGCCGATTTCGGCTGGTGATCTCTATATCGGCGACAGGCGTGTCAATGGCGTCCAGGCTGCGCAGCGCGACATCGCAATGGTATTCCAGGATTACGCGCTCTATCCGCACATGAGCGTCTACGACAACATGTCGTTTGCGTTGGAGTTGAGAGACACGCCGAAAGCAGAGATCGACGCGCGGGTGAAGCGTGCCGCCGCGCTGCTGCACATCGAGCCTTATCTGGGCCGCAAGCCGAAGGAGCTGTCCGGCGGCCAGCGCCAGCGCGTCGCCATGGGCCGGGCCATCGTGCGCAATCCCAAGGCGTTTCTGTTCGACGAGCCGCTGTCAAATCTCGATGCCAAGCTGCGCGGGCAGGTGCGGGCCGAGATCAAGGCGCTGTCGCAGGAATTGAAGACTACCATGGTCTTCGTCACCCACGACCAGATCGAGGCCATGACCATGGCGGACCGGATCGTCGTGCTGCAGAGCGGCACCATCCAGCAATACGATGCGCCGGAGACGGTCTATGAGCAGCCCGCCAACCAGTTCGTCGCCGGCTTCATCGGCTCGCCCGCCATGAACTTCTTTCCGGTCGAATGGCGCGAGCAACGTGCGATCCTCTCGGGAGATGGAACGGCGGTGCCGATCGACGGCGAGGCCGCGAACCGGCTGCGGCGCGCCGGCAACGCCGTGCTCGGCATTCGCCCCGAGCATTTCGCCGTCGCCGCTGGCGGAGCCGATGGCATCGCCATCAACGTCAAGCTGGTCGAACCGCTCGGCTCGGATACGCTGATTCACTTCGATCTCGCCGGAGGCTCGGCCATCGCGCGGATCGATCCGGCGCTGCGGCCGAAGGTCGGCGATCGCATCGCGCTGCGTCCGCAGGCGGGCAAGACGCATTTGTTCGATGCCGGCAACGGGCAGGTCTTGCGGTGA
- a CDS encoding carbohydrate ABC transporter permease: protein MADTAATLTQDRQKLEMAALSAPAVLFTVAMIAFPVVYTIWLGFQTFSSTGKQSFAGLSNYSRLISDVEFWHGLWVTIALFVLSLALQLVFGVWLALVLFHAKRLPGIVRSLFISPFMMPPVVAGMMWLVILDPSLGAANYILQWFGLPPSDWLASPILVIPTVALIDSWQWTPYVALIVLGGLQSLPPSVYEAAQIDGASPFKTFQRITLPLLLPTIVTAAILRSVDLLRFFDIIYITTQGGPGNASNTLNIYGFRVGFEFFNIGYASALMLTLTAIVFGAVLAFNRLRGAVAW, encoded by the coding sequence ATGGCGGACACGGCTGCGACACTCACGCAGGACCGGCAGAAGCTGGAGATGGCGGCGCTCTCGGCGCCGGCCGTTCTCTTCACGGTCGCGATGATCGCGTTTCCGGTCGTCTACACGATCTGGCTCGGCTTCCAGACATTCTCCTCGACCGGCAAGCAGTCCTTTGCCGGCCTTTCCAATTATTCCAGGCTGATCTCCGACGTCGAATTCTGGCACGGGCTGTGGGTTACCATTGCGCTGTTCGTGCTGTCGCTGGCGCTCCAGCTCGTCTTCGGCGTCTGGCTGGCGCTGGTGCTGTTTCACGCCAAGCGCTTGCCGGGCATCGTGCGCTCGTTGTTCATCTCGCCCTTCATGATGCCGCCGGTGGTGGCGGGCATGATGTGGCTGGTGATCCTCGATCCCTCGCTGGGCGCAGCCAACTATATTCTCCAGTGGTTCGGGCTGCCGCCGTCGGACTGGCTGGCCTCGCCGATCTTGGTGATTCCCACGGTCGCGCTGATCGATAGCTGGCAGTGGACGCCTTACGTCGCGCTGATCGTGCTCGGCGGCCTGCAATCGCTGCCACCGAGCGTCTACGAGGCCGCCCAGATCGACGGCGCGTCCCCGTTCAAGACCTTCCAGCGCATCACGCTGCCGCTGCTGCTGCCGACCATCGTCACCGCGGCGATCCTGCGCAGCGTCGATCTGCTGCGCTTCTTCGACATCATCTACATCACGACCCAGGGCGGCCCGGGCAACGCCTCGAATACACTCAACATCTATGGTTTTCGGGTCGGTTTCGAATTCTTCAACATCGGCTACGCCAGTGCCCTGATGCTGACGCTGACCGCGATCGTGTTCGGGGCGGTGCTCGCCTTCAACCGCCTGCGCGGCGCAGTGGCGTGGTGA
- a CDS encoding mandelate racemase/muconate lactonizing enzyme family protein yields the protein MTDSFTIRSIEAFCYRYPLATPVVTSFGKMLNRPAVFVRVVDEDGVEGWGEAWSNFPAPGAEHRGRLVNEVLAPGLVGRKFDHPAQAFDILTKGTEVLALQCGEPGPFAQAISGIDLALWDLVARRQHLPLWRLLGGRSSRIKVYASGINPAGAARTAEAALERGHRALKLKVGFGAETDLANLSALRAIVGAGMLAADANQGWSVDQALEMLPRLAVFDLRWLEEPIRADRPREEWRRLRSAAEMPIAAGENISSVEAFSTILSEDVLGVVQPDIAKWGGLSVCVGLARDIRQAGRTFCPHYLGGGLGLVASAHLLAGVGGDGWLEVDANDNPLRDLFCGPVLDVREGVVELNQDPGLGITPDFSAIERYRSS from the coding sequence ATGACTGACAGCTTCACCATTCGCTCGATCGAAGCGTTCTGCTATCGCTATCCCCTGGCGACGCCGGTGGTGACGTCGTTCGGCAAGATGCTCAACCGTCCCGCCGTCTTCGTTCGCGTCGTGGATGAGGACGGCGTCGAAGGATGGGGCGAAGCGTGGTCCAACTTCCCCGCACCGGGCGCGGAGCATCGCGGCCGGCTCGTGAATGAAGTGCTTGCGCCCGGCCTTGTCGGTCGCAAGTTCGACCATCCCGCCCAGGCATTCGACATCCTGACCAAAGGCACCGAGGTGCTCGCGCTTCAATGCGGCGAGCCTGGTCCATTCGCGCAGGCGATTTCCGGTATCGATCTCGCGCTGTGGGATCTCGTTGCCCGGCGGCAGCACTTGCCGCTGTGGCGTCTGCTCGGCGGCCGGTCGAGCAGGATCAAGGTCTATGCCAGCGGCATCAATCCCGCCGGCGCCGCGCGGACGGCAGAAGCTGCGCTCGAGCGCGGCCATCGCGCGTTGAAGCTGAAGGTCGGATTCGGTGCCGAGACGGACCTTGCCAATCTCTCCGCATTGCGTGCCATCGTCGGCGCCGGCATGCTTGCCGCCGATGCCAATCAGGGATGGTCGGTGGATCAGGCTTTGGAGATGCTGCCGCGGCTCGCCGTCTTCGATCTGCGCTGGCTGGAGGAGCCCATCCGCGCCGACCGCCCGCGCGAGGAATGGCGCAGGTTGCGGTCAGCCGCGGAGATGCCGATTGCGGCGGGCGAGAACATCTCCAGCGTCGAAGCGTTCAGCACCATTCTGTCAGAAGACGTGCTCGGCGTGGTTCAACCCGATATCGCGAAATGGGGAGGTCTCAGCGTCTGTGTCGGGCTCGCCCGCGATATCCGGCAGGCAGGCAGGACATTTTGCCCGCACTATCTGGGTGGGGGTCTCGGATTAGTTGCGTCTGCGCATCTTCTCGCCGGAGTTGGAGGCGATGGCTGGCTTGAAGTCGATGCCAATGACAATCCGTTGCGCGATCTGTTCTGCGGTCCGGTCCTCGACGTGAGAGAAGGCGTGGTTGAATTGAACCAAGACCCGGGACTCGGGATCACGCCTGATTTTTCAGCGATCGAGCGCTATCGCAGCAGCTAG
- a CDS encoding carbohydrate ABC transporter permease, with protein MNDAANTDRWIRWLNTLQLVLAGVIIMAPTVWMVLSSFKPSFEVTAYPPTLIFTPTLDNYVELTKTTPFLNYAFNSLVVTVGSTVLGLLFGIPAAFAVSWTRISWPAILTLAARMAPGTLFLLPWYVMFRQIGMIGSYTALILSHAVITLPIVIWVLLPSFDGIPRSVFEAAQVDGCSVTRILLRIALPLVASGVAVSAILAFVFSWNYFLFALVLSNGDTKTLIAAAFNFIGEGSTQWGALMAAATLIALPPLVLAALVQRWLVSGLTLGAVKG; from the coding sequence ATGAACGATGCCGCCAATACCGACCGCTGGATCCGCTGGCTCAACACATTGCAGCTCGTGCTCGCCGGCGTGATCATTATGGCTCCGACGGTCTGGATGGTACTGTCCTCGTTCAAGCCGTCCTTCGAGGTCACCGCCTATCCGCCGACGCTGATCTTCACGCCGACGCTGGACAACTACGTGGAGCTGACCAAGACCACGCCGTTCCTGAACTACGCGTTCAACAGTCTCGTCGTCACCGTCGGATCGACCGTCCTCGGATTGCTGTTTGGAATTCCTGCCGCCTTCGCCGTCTCGTGGACTCGAATTTCCTGGCCGGCGATCCTGACTCTTGCCGCACGCATGGCGCCTGGCACGCTGTTCCTGTTGCCCTGGTACGTGATGTTCCGGCAGATCGGCATGATCGGTTCTTATACCGCGCTGATCCTCAGCCATGCCGTCATCACGCTTCCGATCGTGATCTGGGTCCTGCTGCCGTCCTTCGACGGCATTCCGCGCAGCGTGTTCGAGGCGGCGCAGGTCGACGGATGCAGCGTCACACGTATTCTCTTGCGCATCGCGTTGCCGCTGGTCGCATCCGGCGTTGCGGTCTCGGCGATTCTCGCCTTCGTGTTCTCCTGGAACTATTTCCTGTTTGCGCTGGTGCTCTCCAATGGCGACACCAAGACGCTGATCGCGGCGGCCTTCAACTTCATCGGCGAAGGGTCGACGCAATGGGGCGCTCTCATGGCGGCTGCGACGCTGATCGCGTTGCCCCCGCTGGTGCTGGCGGCTCTCGTGCAGCGCTGGCTGGTGTCCGGGCTGACGCTCGGCGCGGTGAAAGGCTAA
- a CDS encoding sugar kinase — MSTSANIGDLSALADVASRARPVHVICLGLSALDQVWRVDRSFSGESEKIKAIAYDTLGGGMAANASVAVARLGASVAFWGRAGDDAAGHEMNAAFVSEGVDVENFRLFPGGRSSVSGIIVDSSGERQIVNFRGLYPEAADWLPREAVARASSVLADPRWVEGAATLFREARARGIPTVLDGDVADADVFERLLPLTDHAIFSEPALTAFAGSVEDKSLAALARFGCRVIAVTRGEGGVSWYENGQLHRQAAYAVEVVDTTGAGDVFHGAYALAVGVGLDVRAAMAFSAATAAMKCRHAGGRNGIPDINECLEFMRTKP, encoded by the coding sequence GTGAGCACGTCGGCGAACATTGGCGATCTCTCGGCGCTTGCGGATGTCGCGTCCAGGGCGAGGCCTGTGCACGTGATCTGCCTCGGCCTGTCCGCGCTCGACCAGGTCTGGCGCGTCGATCGATCTTTCTCAGGCGAAAGCGAGAAGATCAAGGCCATTGCGTACGACACGCTCGGTGGCGGCATGGCAGCGAATGCGAGCGTCGCGGTGGCAAGGCTCGGCGCGTCCGTCGCGTTCTGGGGACGTGCAGGTGACGATGCCGCAGGGCACGAGATGAACGCTGCCTTTGTGTCCGAGGGCGTCGACGTCGAGAATTTCCGGCTGTTTCCCGGTGGTCGTTCGTCGGTCTCCGGGATCATCGTCGACAGCAGCGGCGAGCGGCAGATCGTCAATTTTCGCGGTCTCTATCCAGAGGCTGCAGACTGGCTTCCACGCGAAGCCGTCGCGCGCGCATCGTCCGTGCTGGCCGATCCCCGCTGGGTCGAGGGCGCCGCGACGCTGTTCCGGGAAGCGCGGGCGCGTGGCATTCCCACGGTGCTTGACGGCGACGTGGCCGATGCCGACGTGTTCGAACGACTGCTCCCGCTGACCGACCATGCGATCTTCTCCGAGCCCGCGCTCACAGCCTTTGCCGGCTCCGTTGAAGACAAGTCCCTCGCAGCGCTCGCGCGCTTCGGTTGTCGCGTCATCGCCGTCACGCGCGGCGAGGGCGGCGTGAGCTGGTACGAGAACGGCCAGTTGCACCGGCAGGCCGCCTATGCCGTCGAGGTCGTCGACACCACAGGCGCGGGCGACGTCTTCCACGGCGCCTATGCGCTGGCGGTCGGCGTTGGCCTCGACGTACGCGCCGCCATGGCCTTTTCGGCTGCCACGGCTGCCATGAAATGCCGCCACGCCGGCGGCCGCAACGGAATCCCCGATATCAACGAGTGTCTTGAATTCATGAGGACGAAGCCATGA
- a CDS encoding zinc-binding dehydrogenase, with translation MTVSSRPNSIMQAAVFHGNDRITIERVAMPDVGTGEVLVRVARTALCGSDFKLWHKGAEFTAGHEIFGVVEQPGHRLHGRRCTVYIPLHCDHCAACKRGDTQMCLEVSSLIGWNRPGGYAEYVPVPENCLLPVPDDIEDSLAPLLLDTIGTSGHAVRFVSRVVPPREAGPVLVMGAGPVGLGVVLALRALGYNDIHVADPNAARLNIAQSFGAKAHPVGDTSKRFALIMECSGAHAARNLGIELVLPRGALVLVGENAAPWTIEEGKVFRRKDFYMIRTFYFPVSDFEPNVDLLRKYKDEYRVLVDGEFGLSALPENFARFAKGELIKPVLALD, from the coding sequence ATGACCGTATCCTCTCGTCCGAATTCGATCATGCAGGCCGCGGTCTTCCACGGCAACGACCGCATCACCATCGAGCGCGTGGCGATGCCCGATGTCGGCACCGGCGAGGTGCTGGTGCGCGTCGCGCGCACGGCCCTATGCGGCTCCGATTTCAAGCTCTGGCACAAAGGCGCCGAATTCACCGCAGGCCACGAGATCTTTGGCGTGGTCGAGCAGCCCGGTCACCGCCTGCATGGCCGGCGTTGCACCGTCTATATTCCGTTGCACTGCGACCATTGCGCTGCCTGCAAGCGCGGCGACACCCAGATGTGCCTGGAGGTCTCCAGCCTGATCGGCTGGAACAGGCCAGGCGGCTATGCCGAATATGTGCCGGTGCCGGAAAACTGTCTGCTGCCTGTTCCCGATGACATCGAGGACAGTCTCGCGCCGCTGCTGCTCGACACCATCGGCACCTCGGGCCACGCCGTGCGTTTCGTCAGCCGCGTCGTGCCGCCGCGTGAAGCGGGGCCGGTTCTTGTGATGGGCGCAGGACCAGTCGGACTTGGCGTCGTGCTGGCGCTCCGCGCCCTCGGCTACAACGACATCCATGTCGCCGATCCCAATGCAGCGCGCCTCAACATCGCGCAATCCTTCGGGGCGAAAGCGCATCCGGTCGGCGATACCTCCAAGCGCTTTGCTCTCATCATGGAATGCTCAGGCGCGCATGCGGCGCGAAACCTCGGCATCGAGCTGGTCCTGCCGCGCGGCGCCTTGGTCCTGGTCGGCGAGAACGCCGCACCCTGGACTATCGAGGAAGGCAAGGTGTTCCGCCGCAAGGATTTCTACATGATCCGCACATTCTATTTCCCGGTTTCCGATTTCGAGCCGAACGTCGATCTGCTGCGCAAGTACAAGGACGAATACCGCGTCCTCGTCGACGGCGAGTTCGGCCTGTCGGCTCTCCCTGAGAATTTCGCCCGCTTCGCCAAGGGCGAACTGATCAAGCCGGTTCTGGCGCTGGACTGA